A single region of the Anguilla rostrata isolate EN2019 chromosome 11, ASM1855537v3, whole genome shotgun sequence genome encodes:
- the phlda3 gene encoding pleckstrin homology-like domain family A member 3, with protein MNPQKVMKEGFLEKRSNGLLQLWKKKQCVLTEDGLRLYEWKRSGSGASGYGSKAKELRFERMATVDCVEYKRGLVYFTVVMAGGKEIDFRCQQEGTAWNAEIALALVRFKNLLAVQTGRTRHLSHLGSTGEGEAPDE; from the coding sequence ATGAACCCACAGAAAGTGATGAAAGAGGGGTTTTTGGAGAAAAGAAGCAATGGTCTGTTGCAGCtatggaagaaaaaacaatgcgTCTTGACTGAAGATGGACTCCGTTTGTATGAATGGAAACGCAGCGGCAGCGGCGCGTCTGGCTATGGCTCCAAAGCTAAGGAGCTACGTTTTGAACGGATGGCCACTGTGGACTGTGTCGAGTACAAGCGAGGACTGGTCTACTTCACTGTTGTCATGGCAGGAGGAAAAGAGATAGATTTCAGGTGTCAGCAGGAAGGAACAGCTTGGAACGCGGAGATAGCCCTCGCATTGGTGCGATTTAAAAATCTCCTCGCCGTCCAGACGGGAAGGACTAGGCATCTGTCACATCTGGGAAGCACCGGGGAAGGCGAGGCGCCCGATGAATGA